The Lotus japonicus ecotype B-129 unplaced genomic scaffold, LjGifu_v1.2 AP026983.1 genomic sequence AAATTTACCCACGTTTTCGATAAAGACTAATAAAGTGACCTCCGAGATTTAGTGATGTTACACCTTCTATGAGGCCTGGCATGCGAGCCTGTTCGAAAGCCTACTTACCTAAAAGTAACCTCTTAAAAATGCCACTAGACCTTGAGACTAATAGGTCGCGAGGTAATAGGTCAACAAACTTATAAGCATTCACAACTATCGTTGAATTTCTATTTTGAATATTGTAGAATCCAATTAAAAAACTCACCTCAATAATATTAAAAAGATTTCTTCTTAGGAGAGAACGTTTTTAATTTAGGTTTTTGTAAGACCCAGATTTCGGAAATGGATTAAATGATTATTTTTCCGATTCACGCGAAAGatcggtgtaagcgtgacaggagtttgctgtttgggaaagtttaatgaagaagaaagttcaggaattgcttgaggatagtaccatagtcttTTTAGGAGTAAGTgtgagtcgtctgcacacccgccttatggcgagagtgttcagaataggctaattccgctcttaaagcactgtttaagcgaaattctaaatccttggaaaaataagaagttctctttatttttccctcgaccagcgtttcatttcagaactctggactgtacgcacgataggtttcacttctcggaagttcgacgacgctaaattattttctctcaagacttTAAATTCGaacgctgaatgaagactttctattcggagcttctagcgaagtttccatccgcgttgccagatttctttcgacgtttcctaCCTTTCTTttgaacgaagttttgtcatccgactttcacagcaaaaagtagtttttcggagcATTTTAGctcacaccgcttttggatcgttttcttcaaattcaagagacttgttttgagttctggaattctgtcgccagaatctcgcttagaattcacagatgaacgtactgcaaaaatcggaatcgcgaaatattctttttcccgcgatttctctctcctataaataggaaaaaaacaaaatatctcACCATTCTTCCTTGTTGTGGCCGAGAATGagaagaggagagggagaggagagattttcttcgtTTCTTGAcggatcttcgagctgtttgtctctaCTTCACAGCCCAGAGGTAATCTACTcacttcttacctctgatcgttctttttatcgcgtttctttatcgctttatgagctcaaagtttcgagcttttcgtaaaattgtttgattttcccTATTTTTCTTTTGATCTACCTTCTATATTTACCCAACAAGCTAAATCTCTCGCCGatgcgcgccgatttcgattgagtcgccaaagatctgaaaagcggtataaaaacccatttttctCACAGATTGAAACTTTACCTTcaaaaagccacaatccgacttagtgcctttaggattagttgctataaatgtcgttgtgaacgaccccatcaattttgtttttcgaagtttcaactttgagtttttgagctttaatcttggaccaaactacccctatgtgCAATAcaatttctaaaatttttcgAGCGTTGATTTACCCTAGTtataccctaaaactacctaggaattaaattagatcgaagaaaaagcgccgaaaCGCTAAATTGGAGAGAGGTCGAGACCTATTTGTGTTAGGACAGTGAGGAAACTCAAATCTGGGCAAGGTTGGCCTTATGCTTACTGTCGCCCTTCGAGTcgccgaaattttggctttggtttcgtgtcattccgagttctgtaactcgagttatgcgcgttttagtgagtaaaggaaaatattagaattttctGGTTTGGCTTCACGtgtcaaaactcacccattcggGGAAACTCTTCCATTCGTGTTAGAATGTCGTACTCGGAAGCTTTTtaagctttgtctatcgttagttagtattgttgtaatcgaattgacttgttttgattgattttCGCTCTGTTTCTTccaaggttcgtttgtggaaactttggggttgacaGAGCAAACTTGTGAGCgtgacctgcaccgcgagactggaacaactcgaggttagggcaacttacttactagctatttgtattgtaggcgtcgataacttcgacttgaatattgcttgatattgaagatttcattgaatattctttatcgctttgaactggaaaatgttttctggaggcttcggccgagtgaactgatatgagacgtgtgtctccgttttctgagaggcttcggccgtttactggtttctgccttatgatttccgcactgaattattattatattgctttttatagcttgagatattgatattgttatcgAATTGCGCGctttgacgcgattgcggagtGTGAGACATTTGAATTGATTCATTTTGATCGTTCGGGTTGAAATaataaccctaggcaggtcctgactAGAGGCCTGAGATCTAGCCCTTCttgaaatacttagacttttcccagGGTTTACACTTGGGGGGATTTTGGGGACTTTGATTAGTTAGAACATGGAACTTGATAATTCATGAAACTTAGATTTTgacaataaacctcataattgaattaactcaacttgaaacGCTTTAATTAATTAACAATGACCTTAGGGAAACTTAGGAAATAGAACTGATTGTGAAATACGGGAATAAGTCGACAAGCCATGACTTGAGCAAACTGAGCGTGGGTGATACCCTTCTCGCTCCTTGAGTCGTTAGCTTGACCGTCAAGGGGATAAGTCAACATAACTTATAAGGGAAATAAGTGCTTCCTTGCACTTCTTGAATAACCTGATGGTCGCCACAGAggtgaaccatagtgaccagggaaatgtcactgagtgcaatatgtactccggcttttcacagcctagtctCAAAGACGACTTGACCTTCGGGTACTTTTAAATTGATATTTGTAGTTAAAACACGTACGtgcgaggacgattcgatgtttggctaaccatattgcatcatgcatacattcagGGCTTGGGACGATCGAAAGatcgggcctcggtgaagttgggacgacTTCggtcggcttcacgaaggttgggacggtgTCAAGACCGACCTTCATCGAAGACACCTAGAGTGCATCTTCGACatagcgggcggaaatggttcAACCTAGGGTGGTTAGAATTGACCCGACTATGCATGAGTTGTAAGCGACACCTGAGCGGAAAAGGTTACACACTAGGCCAGTGGtaactgactcgatggtgcccatcctaATTGACTTATCCGGATCATTGAATTGCATCTCAAACATACATGCACCCTAACTGGAAATCATGTGCTATGGCTtattgaattattgttagagtcgataacatgctaggaatatatataaacatatatatatatatatatatatatatatatatatatatatatatatatataccccctatcacatgttgtttgtatatttattatattccgtaagttgaccctagcgccttggctttggtttcatgtttgtgtttgggcggtcagcctgctgccagacgttcgacAGCTAGTTCGAGATGATTCATCTCTCGGgtaggaccaggagcgtaacgACTACTGCAAGACCATTCAGCGTGGACCCGGGCGGAATGCATGATCAGATGATGGGTCGATGGTAGAAGTGTAGGGTATGGGTGTATATAGTCTTTCAAGGTTAGGTGTTATTGTTATAGCTCTGACTAGTCGAGTCTatatttggggcagggtaggtcctcGACACattactttttgtgtggttctctgtcatagggatcacagagagtagtCGGACATTAGGAGGTCTggaggaggccgttttgggctgactctctcatgttttggaggactgtacttaTAACCTCTCACTTGATTTCCGGACTTGAACTTATTCTGCCTTCGGGCTCACTTTCTGTCACTTGCTGATACTCGTGACACTTTGGGGTTACAGCAGAGCTGTAATAGTATCATaaattagtttatgtttatcgcGTCTTGGGTTGTGTCTCTATCTTTAAAATGTCtttgtttcaaaaaagaaacaaacaaaaaaaaaaaatctgctttttccgctttattttatttttgagttactaaagtgacacacggaaatcggggtgttacagttttcATCttagtttttcttctcttttaattttttggaatttttgtactttttagacatgatatattaaatttattaatatatttttttgttacaattaaatttattaatatattagtataatatatttattaaatgataaaaacaATTAGTTAAATAGGTCGGCTTATCATGCCTAATAAGCTTTTTTGTAAGCATATGCCTAGCCTTTTTAGCTAATCAAGCTttttaaaaagcctaagcctgacCTTTTTAGCAAATCAACCTGGCCTAGGCCCGACCTTTGGTAGGCTAGGCTGTAGGCCTCTGACTAGCCACCTGCCCTATTTCCACCCTAAAATTCAGGCAAAATGAGGAGAGAGCTACAAATAACTGATCAACcgtgtaataatatatgaagagaaaaatgaaataaataaatgaaattgtgttgtatacatcaaacatttGCAAAAGCTCCCCTAAACACTACATTTACTATAATAGTATGTTTTTTCCTAACTTATCTAGTATACAAAATTTAAGACCTTTTCTTAAGCGTATTCTGGAGAGACCTACAGATAACTGATCCTGAGTGAAAACGGACCTCGGAAGGAAGAGTCTAACCTGAGATAGTGTTAgtccttgacttttgtttatgatcaTCGCAAAACATACTGCAATTAGAAACtatcttcttctgaatttaattggaaatttagAATTAGAAGGAAAGTCCATTCTTGAAATGTACACTTTATCATTAGGATTTGTTCCCGTaatcagtgacggatccaggacccggggtcagggggttcaaattttctaaatgaacacatcggtaaaaatataattaaaaactttatatatgtttatacatcagaaattatacaAGTTATAGTTGTCCAAATATGTGAGTTTTTTGTGCAAATAGGTGCCAAACTTggtctactagtataatttagAATTTtcaggggttcaaaaaaaattatataggaaaataagcgcaatttttttttccaatttttttttttattcaggtGAACCCTGAATAAGCTACATCCGCCCTGCCCGTAATAACAGTTGCATTAATAACacgttcaccaagttcatccacaattaacctggttcTATTACATAAACAAACCTGATTGCAATATTAGGGCTCGtatggcacgccgtattaggcatgatagtataagcttatacaatacattatgagtttattcattgtttggtgatgacattgtattgtataagcttatccatcaaagtccccttatacgttaaaatgacgtattatttaattcatcatgtgagtgatggataaggcatgataaggttgtgatgtataagtcaccatcaccaccaccctctattgctgTCAACTTACACcatcattggcaccaccacccgatcatcgtcgccgccaccaccaccaccgccgccaccacccaaTCACCgtcaccgccaccgccaccaccaccaccaccgccaccacccgatcaccgtcgccgccaccaccaccaccaccattgcctccaccctccaccgtcgccgccacccgatcaccgtggccgccaccaccaccaccattgcctccacccgatcaccgtcgccgccaccaccaccaccaccgccaccacccgatcaccgtcaccgccaccaccaccaccaccgccaccacccgatcaccgtcgccgccaccaccaccattgcatccaccctccaccgtcgccgccaccttactaagccgccaccgccttaccaccaccaccacactctatcgtcgccaacaccacaaccaccatcgctgccaccatccgatcaccaccaccgccaccaccgatgttgccgccaccgccaccaccaccgccgccgccaccgacaccacaaccaccaccctatcgccaccaccaccataatcgtcgtcaccactctattgccaccaccgacaccacaaccaccaccctatcgccaccaccaccaccattgcctccaccaccgccttaccaccaccaccaccaccctatcatcgccaccaccacaaccaccatcgctgccaccaccacctccaacctatctccactatcaccaccaccgccaccaacaccagcctaccaccattgccaccaccaccaccaacctaccactacttccatcaccaccgccaccaccgttataatcacctccatatttgatttttattatataccattattcaatacttcattaaacataaaattgcattaatttaaacgatatggtaaactATACAGAGTAtgtccaaacgctggatagtataaaaaagttatcagggcttatactatcaggcctaatactatcaggtcttatactatcaggccttatactatacgtcgcaccaaacgggccaAATGGTTTAAGTGGTAAGGCAGGTTAGACGATGACGTGGAGTAAAGTTGGCCGCTGGAGCGGTGAGGGCGAGACCTAAATGGCTAATTCCCACACAGTATTATCAGTATCCATTCCCGTACCACTAAAACTTCACTTATTTCAACTTTCGGAACTCACGATACGATACCAATTCAGAGCCTCAAACTCATTTTCTCCCAATCCCCAAACTCCCTTTCTTCTGTGTTACTATCCTGCAAGCAACACAGAGTGAGCGAGTGAGGGAGTTTTGGAGAATATGGCTCTCACTATCCGAAGCTCTTTCttctccaccaccactaccacgaAGAAATCTTCTCCATTCTTCTCCTCTAACCAACTTCACACACTTCCCTTCTTATCTTCTCACTCAATTGCCGTTAAACCAACCCTGCGACTTGCTTCCAGAAACAACAACACTGCTCTCAGGCCCATCAAATGTTCTGTTTCCGAAGCAACTGAGCCCAAAACTGGTAACTCATGCTCTCTTATGCATATGAATTTTGGTCTTTGGATTTTATGTACTGTTTCCGCATatagttttatttattataaGCTTCGGATTGTCAACAGTgcttgttttcttctttttttccccATCATTTTGGGGTCATGCATCTTTCCACTGCTCTGAATTTTGAATTATCTTGTTTCTTATTTGCACTTTAGAGAAGAAGCAGTTCACGAGAAGAGGAGATGTCAGAAACATCGCGATTGTTGCTCATGTTGACCATGGAAAAACAACCCTAGTTGATGCCATGCTGAGACAAACTAAGGTAATATTGCCCTGTATATGAATTGCCTCATATTTTCAATTTCAGCTGAAGCGAATAGAATAGAGTATGGAAGGCGGTTTCCAATTGATTGTCGAGAATTTGAAGGAAATTTTGTTTTAATCTAGACTTTAACATgttagattttaattttattaatttttttttttttgctttggtAGGAAATAGTGATGATAGTAGATGgttttgatgttgattatatgcttttgttgaaTTTTTGTGCAGGTATTTCGAGATAATCAATTTGTGCAGGAGAGGATAATGGACTCTAATGATTTGGAGCGTGAAAGAGGGATCACCATACTGAGTAAAAACACATCTATTACTTATAAAGACACGAAGATTAATATAATAGATACTCCGGGTCACTCTGATTTTGGGGGTGAAGTGGAGCGCATCTTGAATATGGTGGAAGGAATCCTTCTAGTGGTACTTCTACTGTTTTTCCTATTCTCCTTGAAGATCATGCATGTTTTTGCATAGTTGATCTATCAACAAACAACAATTAGTAACTCCCAGCTGCTTGTTGCATTTCTTagccaagaaagaaaaatgtaGTTTTCACTGATGCTATCTGCCTACATTTTGTGATAGGTAACAACCCcttagttaattagttacttTAGGAAGATAATTAGAGAGTGAGAGATGATAGGCCATTTGCTGGTCTCTTGAATACCTGTAAGTTTGTAACCATTCTAGTTTCATTGCTACTTTAAACAAAAAATCAGTTTCCGTTCTTCATTTCGGGTTCCTACCACTTcacacatttttttaattttgttttgggGGGGCGGGGTGGGGATTGAGTTCTAGGAGTGTAGATACTGGATTGGTTCACCAGTTCGAAAACATAGGTCTCTTGAACAAATTAGTTTCAAGTGCAATAACATACAGGCATAGAAGAAAGTTCTGTATTTGGACAAGAATCTCATCTAACTTTCATTCTAAATGATTAATTTTCTGCCTATCTTTGATATCTTAACACCTAATACATTATCAAAATTTGTTTGGCATTTGTGGATACTAGGAAcaatttttcacttttcatttttttattcgcATCTATTCAAATTGTACAAATATATGCTTATTCATTGGAGGGATATCGTGTCTATAAGAAAGATAGTTTTTCTTTCCTATGCTAGAAAGTGTGTATAGGCAGATTCTTGTGATACATGGTGTTTATCAAGCTGCTATTTATATTTGTAGGTAGATTCTGTTGAAGGGCCAATGCCACAGACAAGATTTGTCTTAAAAAAGGCCTTGGAGTTTGGCCATTCAGTTGTTGTGGTTGTGAATAAAATAGACAGGCCTTCTGCTCGCCCAGAATTTGTTGTCAATTCTACTTTTGAACTCTTCATTGAACTAAATGCCACAGATGAGCAGGTATGTTGGTGATGAAACCTAAAAGGTTTTCTGTGTTCTGTCTGTCACAACTAAATGCACTGTCAAAACTGAACTGTGATTTCTTCATTCACCATAGTCTAAATTCAACTATTATTTCTTTATTCACAATGGTCTGTGGAAAGTTACATTTAATTACTTCTGGTAAATTCAAACATGTCATTTAGGTTTGAAGGATTGTAAATGTTTCAGTATCATCAAAGAAAATATTCTGTAAGCATCTTATCTTTATAGCATATTTGTTCTTGCAGTGTGACTTTCAAGTAATATATGCAAGTGGTATAAAAGGGAAAGCAGGGTTGTCTGCTGAAAATCTTGCAGAAGACCTTGGACCATTGTTTGAAACCATTATCAGATGCATCCCTGGCCCACGTATTGTTAAAGATGGCGCGCTTCAAATGCTtgttagtaattttttttttttaagaatttaatAGTCCTCTCATTTCTAATGGTTAGCATATGTATGTTCCTACTAATTTGCCACCTCTGGGCAAAcagaaataaaagaaacaatTCAAGATCTCGACCATTTTATTCAGTTGACAGAATATATACATGACAATCCTGTCTAGTTTCAACATGGATAATTCTAATTCCTTATATAGACATGACCATCTATGATGTTTGTAGGATGTACTTTGAATTTCATTATTGTAGTTTGTAATAGACCATAAGAAATTTCAAAATACTAGATGAATCTTAACTTTAACACGATGGTGAGATTAAAATTATGTACAAGAATAGTCTGTGGCCTTACCATATTGTCATTCATCAACTAGGTTACAAATATTGAGTATGATGAACATAAAGGGCGTATCGCAATTGGGCGCTTACAAGCTGGAAGGTTAGCAAAAGGCCTGGATGTCAAGGTGAGAATTCCGTTTCTGTTATTTTTATTCTTCAATTTGTGAATTCCTCCATGCAGGCAATTTTTGGTTACTTTGTGGCTTTGTGCATAATAAGTGAAGTCTACtaacttattttcaaaaacatttttGTCTCAGACTCACAGTTCCCATTTGTGTgatatatttttagtttttgcGAGATGTGTAATAGAGATTTTGATGCCCTAATTTATTGTTGCATAACCTTTTTCTCCTCAAAGTCCAGCATAGGAAACAAATGATTTTAATCTATTACAGGTTGATTTTGTTTAGGTGTGTACTTCAGAAGATTCATGTAGATTTGGAAGAGTTAGTGAGCTTTATGTGTATGACAAATTCAATAGGGTC encodes the following:
- the LOC130727318 gene encoding putative elongation factor TypA-like SVR3, chloroplastic; this translates as MALTIRSSFFSTTTTTKKSSPFFSSNQLHTLPFLSSHSIAVKPTLRLASRNNNTALRPIKCSVSEATEPKTEKKQFTRRGDVRNIAIVAHVDHGKTTLVDAMLRQTKVFRDNQFVQERIMDSNDLERERGITILSKNTSITYKDTKINIIDTPGHSDFGGEVERILNMVEGILLVVDSVEGPMPQTRFVLKKALEFGHSVVVVVNKIDRPSARPEFVVNSTFELFIELNATDEQCDFQVIYASGIKGKAGLSAENLAEDLGPLFETIIRCIPGPRIVKDGALQMLVTNIEYDEHKGRIAIGRLQAGRLAKGLDVKVCTSEDSCRFGRVSELYVYDKFNRVPVESVEAGDICAVCGITDIQIGETIADKVFGKPLPAIKVEEPTVKMSFSINTSPFVGREGKYVTSRNLRDRLYRELERNLAMKIEDGETADTFIVSGRGTLHLTILIENMRREGYEFMVGPPKVINKTVNEKLLEPFEIATVEVPEVHMGAVVELLGKRRGQMFDMQGVGSEGTTFLKYKIPTRGLLGLRNAILTASRGTAILNTIFDSYGPWAGDINTRDQGSLVAFEDGASTSYAISSSQDRGQMFIGPGAEVYKGQIVGIHQRPGDLSLNVCKKKAATNIRSNKEQTVILDTPLDYSLDDCIEYIQEDELVEVTPQSIRMCKNPKLAKKGR